One Lottiidibacillus patelloidae genomic region harbors:
- the queG gene encoding tRNA epoxyqueuosine(34) reductase QueG, with the protein MDIKELKQEIIQYSKQIGIDKIGFASAVPFQTLKHQLKTQQDLGYQSGFEEPDIEKRTNPSLLLNEAHSIISIALAYPSKLKNAPKGTKEDRRGIFCRASWGIDYHDILRDRLNKLEKFISAKVPGVKTKSMVDTGELSDRAVAERAGIGFSGKNTAIITPEFGSYVYLGEMITNIPFEPDTPIEEMCGSCTKCMDACPTGALVQGGQLNSQKCIAYLTQTKGFLPDEFRDEIGNRIYGCDTCQTVCPINKKMDFHFHEEMEPDPEVVKPKLKPLLTISNRDFKEKFGPISGSWRGKKPIQRNAILALAHFKDKTAVLDLIELVEKDPRPVIRGTAAWAIGKIGTEHAKPFLLQAKEKEKDEEVLKEIDKGLMLLGG; encoded by the coding sequence ATGGATATAAAAGAGCTCAAGCAAGAGATCATTCAGTACAGTAAACAAATTGGTATTGATAAGATTGGTTTTGCGTCAGCTGTACCATTTCAAACGCTAAAACACCAATTGAAAACGCAACAAGATTTAGGCTATCAATCAGGATTTGAGGAGCCAGATATAGAAAAGAGAACGAATCCGTCGCTACTATTAAATGAAGCTCATTCGATTATTTCCATTGCCCTAGCTTATCCTTCTAAACTAAAAAATGCACCAAAAGGGACGAAAGAAGATCGACGTGGTATTTTCTGTCGAGCTTCATGGGGAATAGACTATCACGATATATTAAGAGATCGTTTAAATAAGTTAGAAAAGTTTATTAGTGCAAAGGTTCCTGGCGTAAAAACAAAATCAATGGTTGATACAGGGGAATTATCAGATCGAGCTGTTGCAGAGAGAGCAGGTATAGGCTTTAGTGGGAAAAATACAGCTATCATTACTCCCGAGTTTGGCTCTTATGTTTATCTAGGTGAAATGATTACCAATATTCCATTCGAGCCGGACACACCGATTGAAGAGATGTGTGGAAGCTGTACAAAATGTATGGATGCCTGTCCAACAGGGGCGTTAGTGCAAGGTGGACAACTAAATTCGCAAAAGTGTATTGCATACCTTACACAGACGAAAGGTTTCTTGCCTGATGAATTTCGTGATGAAATTGGCAATCGTATATACGGTTGCGATACTTGCCAAACAGTTTGTCCGATAAATAAAAAAATGGACTTTCATTTTCATGAGGAAATGGAGCCAGACCCTGAAGTTGTAAAACCGAAATTAAAGCCGCTCTTAACGATAAGTAACCGTGACTTTAAAGAAAAATTTGGGCCAATTTCGGGTTCATGGCGTGGTAAAAAACCAATCCAAAGAAATGCCATTTTAGCGTTAGCGCATTTTAAAGATAAAACTGCTGTACTAGATTTAATTGAATTAGTTGAAAAAGATCCTCGACCAGTAATTCGCGGAACTGCTGCTTGGGCCATAGGAAAAATTGGTACAGAACATGCCAAACCATTTTTGTTGCAAGCCAAGGAAAAAGAAAAAGATGAAGAGGTTTTAAAAGAAATTGACAAAGGACTAATGTTATTGGGGGGATAA
- a CDS encoding FAD-dependent oxidoreductase, translated as MKEENAQAEQLPKSPISYWIEGTDIPTFNQLQENIHADVVIVGGGITGITTAYLLMKEGKKVALIEADQLLNGTTGHTTAKITAQHDLIYDEYITHFGVNKARLYYEANMEALQFIKDTVQEQNIDCEFETEDAFLYATTEEYASKLEKEYEAYQKLHIDGQLVDQIPFNIKITKGLSMKGQAQFHPLKYLAHLIQLMKEEGCLLFEKTVAVNIEENGEDVSVLTRDGYSITAKHIVSSSHFPFYEGTGLYSTRMYAERSYILAVKTKDEYPGGMYLSVDQPTRSLRSVTINGEKMVLVGGDSHKSGQGKDTLEHYNALKTFAQQTLASEEVVYRWSAQDLITIDKLPYVGAITPSKPNILIATGYRKWGMTNGTAAARLLTDLIMEKDNPYQDVYSPSRFYADPSLKHFFKENVDVVKHLIKGKLEVPVKEVHELENDEGAAVLIDGHRKGAYKDKEGNVHIVDTTCTHLGCEVNWNHGERSWDCPCHGSRFSYNGEVMEGPAEKPLQKYDYKILDNLTSEDSGY; from the coding sequence ATGAAAGAAGAAAATGCACAAGCAGAACAACTACCTAAATCCCCAATATCCTACTGGATCGAAGGCACGGATATTCCGACGTTCAATCAGCTACAGGAAAATATTCATGCGGATGTCGTTATTGTCGGTGGTGGGATTACCGGCATTACGACAGCGTATCTTTTAATGAAAGAAGGCAAAAAGGTCGCTTTAATTGAAGCGGATCAACTGTTGAACGGAACGACAGGGCATACGACTGCTAAAATAACGGCGCAGCACGACTTAATTTATGATGAGTACATTACTCATTTTGGCGTTAACAAAGCAAGGCTATATTATGAAGCGAATATGGAAGCGCTACAGTTCATCAAGGATACAGTGCAAGAGCAAAACATTGATTGTGAATTCGAAACAGAAGATGCATTTTTATATGCGACGACGGAGGAATACGCTAGCAAACTAGAAAAAGAATACGAAGCGTATCAAAAACTGCACATTGATGGACAGCTAGTTGATCAAATTCCGTTTAATATAAAAATCACAAAAGGACTCTCTATGAAGGGACAAGCGCAATTTCACCCACTGAAATATCTCGCGCACCTCATCCAGCTCATGAAGGAAGAGGGCTGTCTATTATTTGAAAAGACGGTTGCGGTAAATATTGAAGAAAATGGTGAAGATGTTTCTGTATTAACGAGGGATGGCTACAGCATCACAGCGAAACATATCGTTTCAAGCTCCCATTTTCCCTTTTACGAAGGAACGGGGTTATATTCAACGAGAATGTACGCGGAACGTTCGTATATTTTAGCGGTGAAAACGAAGGATGAATATCCAGGTGGCATGTATTTAAGTGTTGATCAGCCAACTCGCTCGCTTCGTTCTGTTACGATAAATGGGGAAAAAATGGTTCTCGTCGGTGGTGATAGCCATAAGTCTGGCCAAGGAAAAGACACACTTGAGCATTACAATGCGTTAAAGACCTTTGCTCAGCAGACGTTGGCAAGTGAGGAAGTCGTCTATCGTTGGTCAGCACAAGACTTAATAACAATTGATAAGTTACCGTATGTTGGTGCCATCACACCTTCTAAGCCGAATATACTTATAGCGACTGGCTACAGAAAGTGGGGTATGACAAACGGGACTGCTGCAGCGAGGCTATTAACAGATCTCATCATGGAAAAAGACAATCCATATCAAGATGTCTATAGTCCATCTAGGTTTTACGCTGACCCTAGCTTAAAGCACTTTTTTAAAGAAAATGTAGATGTCGTTAAACATTTAATAAAAGGGAAACTAGAAGTCCCCGTTAAAGAAGTGCATGAGCTCGAAAATGATGAAGGCGCCGCTGTCTTAATTGATGGCCATCGCAAAGGTGCGTACAAAGACAAGGAAGGCAACGTTCATATTGTCGATACGACTTGTACGCATTTAGGTTGCGAAGTCAATTGGAATCATGGTGAACGGTCGTGGGATTGCCCGTGTCATGGCTCGAGATTTTCCTATAATGGTGAGGTCATGGAAGGGCCGGCAGAAAAGCCGTTGCAAAAATATGATTATAAGATTCTTGATAATTTAACATCAGAGGACTCTGGATATTAA
- a CDS encoding SDR family NAD(P)-dependent oxidoreductase, with amino-acid sequence MDLGLTGKKVLVTGGSKGIGEGIAKAFLAEGAIVGIAARGGEALEEAKANYPSIYTYQCDVTSESERTALVSTFLEEHGGIDILINNAGGSNGSTVMKTEMEDFERAMELNYYSAVHLSKLAATEMKKQQQGVIINITSIFGRESGGKVTYNNAKAALISFTKSFADEVINDGIRVNSVAPGSILHPTGNWQRRLNENPDQIKQFVKDEIPAGRFGTVEEVANVVTFLASDKASWVVGASWNVDGGQSKMNM; translated from the coding sequence TTGGATCTTGGCTTAACTGGAAAGAAGGTATTAGTTACTGGAGGATCAAAGGGAATTGGAGAAGGAATAGCAAAAGCATTTCTTGCAGAAGGGGCAATTGTTGGCATTGCCGCTAGAGGAGGAGAAGCTTTAGAGGAAGCGAAGGCAAACTACCCTTCCATTTATACCTATCAGTGTGATGTCACAAGCGAATCAGAGCGGACAGCGTTAGTTTCAACGTTCCTCGAAGAACATGGTGGAATAGATATTCTTATTAACAATGCCGGTGGAAGTAACGGTAGTACTGTGATGAAAACAGAAATGGAAGATTTCGAGCGGGCAATGGAGTTAAATTATTATTCTGCGGTCCACTTAAGTAAACTAGCTGCCACTGAAATGAAGAAACAGCAACAAGGAGTCATTATTAATATCACCTCGATTTTCGGCCGTGAAAGTGGTGGGAAAGTAACGTATAACAATGCCAAGGCAGCATTAATTAGCTTCACAAAATCCTTTGCCGATGAAGTCATTAATGATGGCATTCGCGTAAATAGTGTCGCGCCTGGCTCAATCCTACACCCAACAGGTAATTGGCAAAGACGTCTAAACGAAAACCCTGATCAGATTAAGCAATTTGTAAAAGATGAAATACCAGCTGGACGCTTTGGAACAGTGGAAGAAGTAGCAAATGTTGTGACATTTCTAGCTTCTGATAAAGCCTCATGGGTCGTAGGTGCAAGCTGGAATGTTGATGGTGGCCAGTCGAAGATGAATATGTGA
- a CDS encoding amidase domain-containing protein, whose protein sequence is MNIKSQIEKLIQNSQTEIIYDASNGNKPADEIERIQRWKDINKERKAEIVKVNARGKIYNSSKYGNYQTVDYLLQHEYLIKQKNNLYVEERSEKRRATFLNGVLQKDEAIAERGVEREHKKEKIERYKSNDSKRFYYNRMRAVQYAENWWNTYNSKYKKFENDCTNFISQCLHEGGAPIYGMPNRSKGWWYTNNNWSYSWSVANALMWFLASSEKGLQAKEVTSAEQLIPGDVICYDFDGDGNWQHNTIVVAKDTNNMPLVNAHSTNSRMRYWEYKDSHAWTPKVKYKFYHIIDDH, encoded by the coding sequence ATGAACATCAAATCGCAAATTGAAAAACTTATTCAAAATAGTCAAACTGAAATTATTTATGATGCTTCAAATGGTAATAAACCGGCAGATGAAATCGAGCGCATACAACGTTGGAAAGATATAAATAAAGAGCGTAAAGCAGAAATTGTTAAAGTAAATGCTCGTGGGAAAATTTATAACAGCTCAAAATACGGTAATTATCAAACTGTTGATTATTTGTTGCAGCACGAATATTTAATAAAACAGAAAAACAATCTGTATGTTGAAGAACGTTCGGAGAAAAGGAGAGCAACTTTCTTAAACGGAGTGTTACAAAAAGACGAAGCGATTGCCGAAAGAGGAGTAGAAAGAGAGCATAAAAAAGAAAAAATAGAACGCTATAAGTCAAATGATTCTAAGCGCTTTTATTACAACCGCATGCGTGCAGTACAGTATGCTGAAAATTGGTGGAATACCTATAATTCAAAATATAAAAAGTTTGAAAATGATTGTACTAATTTCATATCACAATGTCTACATGAAGGTGGTGCACCAATTTATGGTATGCCAAATCGCTCAAAAGGTTGGTGGTATACAAATAATAATTGGAGTTATAGCTGGAGTGTAGCGAACGCGTTAATGTGGTTCTTGGCAAGTTCAGAAAAAGGGTTGCAGGCCAAAGAAGTAACATCAGCAGAACAGTTAATCCCAGGGGACGTCATATGTTATGACTTTGATGGGGATGGAAATTGGCAACATAATACGATCGTAGTAGCTAAAGATACGAACAATATGCCATTAGTAAATGCCCATTCAACAAATAGTAGGATGAGGTATTGGGAGTATAAAGATTCACACGCCTGGACACCAAAAGTGAAGTATAAGTTTTACCATATTATAGATGACCATTAA
- a CDS encoding methylated-DNA--[protein]-cysteine S-methyltransferase, which yields MNSPIGVLTIISYFGELCMINFDTKENTLPVMKEKLKFGIPILNVIENDNEEVILKTKHQLSEYFAGKRKTFDVPIITGGTPFQRTVWDELQNIPYGEVVTYKDIAKKIGNEKAVRAVGGANNKNVLPIVIPCHRVIGVNKKLVGYAGGIDAKKKLLKIENCKLFA from the coding sequence ATGAATAGCCCGATAGGCGTACTCACGATTATTTCTTACTTTGGAGAACTCTGCATGATAAACTTTGATACGAAAGAAAATACGCTTCCAGTAATGAAAGAGAAACTAAAGTTTGGCATACCTATATTAAATGTAATTGAAAATGATAACGAAGAAGTTATATTAAAAACAAAACATCAACTAAGTGAATATTTTGCAGGGAAAAGGAAAACATTCGATGTGCCAATCATTACTGGTGGTACGCCTTTTCAAAGGACTGTTTGGGACGAGCTGCAAAACATTCCTTATGGCGAAGTTGTAACGTATAAAGATATTGCAAAGAAGATTGGTAATGAAAAAGCTGTTCGTGCCGTTGGAGGAGCAAATAATAAAAATGTCCTTCCAATCGTTATCCCATGTCACCGGGTAATTGGTGTAAACAAAAAACTTGTCGGTTATGCAGGTGGTATTGATGCAAAGAAAAAACTACTAAAAATTGAAAATTGTAAGCTTTTCGCTTAA
- a CDS encoding VOC family protein yields the protein MINKIAKVSIYVEDQEQAKDFWLNKVGFEIKLEQPMGPDFSWIEVGPSDSNGTTLILYSKVAMQQQQPSKVSHPSILFSTTDIESAYEKMKQNDVKVGDMMRMPYGTMFAFYDQDGNDYLLREDK from the coding sequence ATGATAAATAAAATTGCAAAAGTATCTATCTATGTCGAGGACCAAGAACAAGCAAAGGACTTTTGGTTAAATAAAGTCGGGTTTGAAATAAAGCTGGAACAGCCAATGGGACCTGACTTTTCCTGGATTGAGGTCGGACCAAGTGATAGTAATGGTACGACGTTAATTCTTTATTCGAAAGTGGCGATGCAGCAACAACAACCTTCTAAAGTGTCACATCCATCCATACTTTTTAGTACAACGGATATTGAGTCAGCATATGAGAAAATGAAGCAAAACGATGTAAAGGTCGGTGATATGATGAGAATGCCATATGGCACAATGTTCGCTTTCTATGACCAAGATGGAAATGATTATTTATTAAGAGAAGATAAATAG
- a CDS encoding B3/B4 domain-containing protein, with product MIKITDDIKEKLPRFKIGVIEYDDITISETPKMIKGRLQFFEQSLQFELETKAISEYPSLMEWRTIFKQVGTDPSKYRPSSEALYRRVKKGNSIITDNSAIDINNFFSLQYAIPFGIYNKDIIQEPVILSIGGEDSQYDALNGRLVNMGGKLVSSDAVGPFGSPIVDSKRTMITTDTTRALQIIYFTPSISNEHATEMLRAVEKMFIQVHGGHVIKSEVVES from the coding sequence ATGATTAAGATAACTGATGACATTAAAGAAAAATTACCTAGATTTAAAATTGGTGTAATTGAATATGACGATATAACAATTAGCGAAACTCCTAAAATGATAAAAGGGAGATTACAGTTTTTTGAACAGTCCTTGCAATTTGAATTGGAAACAAAAGCAATAAGTGAGTATCCTAGTTTAATGGAATGGAGAACAATTTTTAAACAAGTCGGCACAGACCCTAGTAAATATCGCCCATCTTCAGAAGCACTTTACCGAAGAGTTAAAAAAGGAAATAGTATTATTACCGATAACTCTGCAATTGATATTAATAACTTTTTCTCCTTACAATATGCTATTCCATTTGGCATTTATAATAAGGATATAATCCAAGAGCCAGTTATTTTATCTATTGGTGGTGAAGATAGTCAGTATGATGCCTTAAATGGAAGGCTTGTAAATATGGGGGGGAAATTAGTTTCAAGTGATGCTGTCGGTCCTTTTGGAAGTCCAATTGTAGATTCAAAAAGAACAATGATTACGACTGACACAACACGTGCATTACAAATCATTTATTTTACTCCGTCAATTAGCAATGAACATGCAACTGAGATGTTGCGCGCTGTAGAAAAAATGTTTATTCAAGTACATGGCGGACATGTCATTAAATCAGAAGTGGTGGAGAGCTAA
- a CDS encoding DMT family transporter, with translation MNQPKINPYFMLAIGVIAVSSSAILVKLSSAPAPVIAFYRLFFSVVIMLPLFLIKYRHELKLITKRDWLFSAVSGVFLAFHFILWFESLNYTSVASSTVLVTLQPIFAFVGTYLFFKEKLKLQAILSGALGISGSIIVSWGDFAISGMALYGDFLALLACAMVTAYLLFGQTVRKRLSLITYTFVVYGICTFTLFLYVVTLQYELYPYPQSDWLYFVLLAIVPTLLGHTLFNWSLKWLSTSTISMSILFEPIGASILAYYILGEMVLWTQVIGGGVIIIGILMFLMSERKARRSFQKASITE, from the coding sequence ATGAACCAACCAAAAATAAACCCTTATTTCATGTTAGCAATTGGTGTAATTGCTGTATCAAGTTCAGCAATTTTAGTAAAGCTTTCTTCTGCACCTGCTCCTGTCATTGCTTTTTATCGTTTATTTTTTTCCGTAGTAATTATGCTGCCTTTATTTTTAATAAAATATCGTCATGAACTTAAACTTATAACAAAACGAGATTGGCTATTTTCAGCAGTCTCTGGTGTATTTTTAGCATTTCATTTCATTTTATGGTTTGAATCATTGAATTACACATCTGTTGCAAGTTCAACGGTATTAGTTACATTACAGCCGATCTTTGCTTTCGTAGGAACATACCTTTTCTTCAAAGAAAAGCTTAAGCTTCAAGCAATACTAAGTGGAGCTCTAGGAATAAGTGGAAGTATTATTGTTAGTTGGGGCGATTTTGCTATAAGTGGTATGGCTTTATATGGAGACTTTTTAGCGTTACTCGCTTGTGCGATGGTTACAGCATATTTATTATTTGGGCAGACAGTCCGTAAAAGGTTATCACTTATTACGTATACATTTGTTGTCTATGGTATTTGTACGTTCACGTTATTTTTATATGTGGTTACACTTCAATATGAACTTTATCCATATCCACAGTCTGATTGGCTTTATTTTGTATTGCTTGCTATTGTGCCGACGTTACTAGGGCATACGCTATTTAATTGGTCGTTGAAGTGGTTAAGTACTTCTACAATTTCGATGAGTATACTTTTTGAGCCAATTGGTGCTTCGATATTAGCGTATTATATATTAGGAGAAATGGTATTGTGGACACAGGTCATTGGTGGTGGAGTCATTATTATTGGAATCTTGATGTTTTTAATGAGTGAAAGAAAAGCAAGAAGGTCATTCCAGAAAGCAAGTATAACGGAGTAG
- a CDS encoding DUF2269 family protein translates to MSLYAIILIIHLVSAVIGLGVSFGMPIVLRLVKTTTQAKFAHEVNVGLEKYAKIGSITLLVTGLVMGALHPYLFKEIWYIASIVIYIAVQPIVAGILPKKTAKQLELLQAHKEEELPEEYQKLTKEMLPLHNVLMVSVVILVVLMSIKPF, encoded by the coding sequence ATGTCACTCTATGCCATTATTTTAATTATTCATCTCGTGTCTGCTGTCATTGGGTTAGGTGTATCGTTTGGAATGCCAATTGTGTTACGTTTAGTGAAAACGACGACGCAAGCAAAATTTGCTCATGAAGTAAATGTAGGTTTAGAAAAGTATGCAAAAATCGGAAGTATTACGTTGCTAGTAACAGGGTTGGTCATGGGTGCGCTTCATCCGTATTTGTTTAAAGAAATTTGGTATATTGCTTCAATTGTCATCTATATTGCTGTCCAACCAATCGTTGCGGGAATTCTCCCGAAGAAAACGGCAAAACAATTAGAATTACTTCAAGCGCATAAGGAAGAAGAGTTGCCAGAGGAATATCAAAAACTGACGAAAGAAATGCTGCCACTTCACAATGTGTTAATGGTGTCAGTTGTTATACTAGTGGTATTAATGTCGATAAAGCCTTTCTAA
- a CDS encoding LysM peptidoglycan-binding domain-containing protein, with protein sequence MEQFNYELRKQNNDTFALVIFLENTEFADELGNKPSERSDLVTKAKQIVKERYPNIKVTMLKVIAGGLVVTSIPLTTGFTTAKAHAATNTSAEVYYHVKSGDTLWDLSKRFNASIDHIKQANHLTSDLLKIDQALIIPKAIHTVAAGDYLSVLAKNYGTTVDAIKEANGLTSDFVKIGQTIIIPSIPGATEGSETTAQTAVGVTEQTGNSYTVVAGDSLSVIAERFGTTVAALKASNNLTSDFLRVGQVLSIPTNATVTSHTVIAGDNLWDIARKYGTTVIALKSANQLTTDTLQIGQKLTIPTHATQSTDTASSKRETFVYTVVSGDNLTFIAKRFGVTIDAIRQANNLSTDLLQIGQKLTIQNGTNQMPAQQTTVQENTVSYITHTVQSGDNIWDLSVRYGIPQRELLQANNLTTSSMLSIGQQLKVPVHTIAVKEVVSERHGEYLDWFTEAQYVFTIGKTAKVTDFETGKSFYIKRTIGANHADSETVSYNDTNIAKSIWGGYSWETRAVILEIDGRKIAASMSFMPHDVEYIYDNGIKGHFDVYFGDSLRHKDGQPDPYHQEEVEKAAGIAGY encoded by the coding sequence ATGGAACAATTTAACTATGAATTACGCAAGCAAAATAATGACACATTCGCGCTAGTTATTTTTCTTGAAAATACGGAATTTGCAGATGAACTAGGAAACAAACCGAGCGAGAGATCGGACCTTGTTACAAAAGCAAAACAAATTGTAAAAGAACGATATCCTAATATAAAGGTTACGATGTTGAAAGTGATTGCGGGTGGATTGGTCGTTACTTCCATTCCATTGACGACAGGATTTACAACAGCCAAAGCACATGCTGCAACAAATACGTCAGCAGAAGTTTATTATCACGTTAAGTCAGGTGATACGTTATGGGATTTATCAAAACGATTTAACGCTTCTATCGATCATATAAAACAAGCGAATCATTTAACTTCAGACCTTTTAAAAATCGACCAAGCGTTAATTATTCCGAAAGCAATCCATACCGTTGCGGCAGGAGATTACTTATCTGTTCTTGCGAAAAACTATGGCACAACAGTTGATGCGATAAAAGAAGCGAATGGCTTAACTAGTGATTTCGTAAAAATTGGCCAAACAATAATTATTCCTTCGATTCCAGGAGCTACTGAGGGAAGTGAGACAACAGCACAAACGGCAGTTGGAGTGACAGAGCAAACAGGCAATTCTTACACAGTTGTTGCAGGAGATAGTTTATCAGTTATTGCGGAGCGCTTTGGGACGACAGTTGCGGCCTTAAAAGCGTCGAACAATCTAACCTCTGACTTTCTCCGTGTCGGACAAGTATTATCAATTCCGACAAACGCAACTGTAACTTCTCATACAGTAATTGCTGGAGATAATTTATGGGATATAGCCAGAAAATATGGCACGACAGTCATTGCTTTAAAAAGTGCGAACCAATTAACGACTGATACGTTACAAATTGGGCAAAAATTAACAATTCCAACTCACGCAACGCAATCTACGGATACTGCAAGTAGCAAAAGAGAGACGTTTGTTTACACTGTCGTTTCTGGAGATAATTTAACGTTTATTGCCAAACGTTTTGGGGTAACGATAGATGCCATTCGCCAAGCGAATAATTTATCAACAGATTTATTACAAATCGGCCAAAAGTTAACCATTCAAAATGGCACGAATCAAATGCCAGCCCAACAAACTACAGTGCAAGAAAATACGGTTTCCTACATTACACATACTGTGCAATCTGGAGATAACATATGGGATTTAAGCGTCCGCTACGGTATACCTCAACGAGAGCTGTTACAAGCAAATAATTTAACGACGTCCAGTATGCTATCAATTGGGCAACAGCTTAAAGTGCCAGTTCACACTATTGCCGTAAAGGAAGTCGTAAGTGAACGCCATGGTGAATATTTAGATTGGTTTACCGAAGCACAATACGTGTTCACAATTGGTAAAACAGCAAAAGTAACTGATTTTGAGACAGGGAAAAGCTTTTATATTAAGCGGACGATAGGGGCGAATCATGCCGATTCAGAAACGGTTTCTTACAATGATACAAACATTGCAAAATCGATATGGGGTGGCTACTCTTGGGAAACAAGGGCAGTCATATTAGAAATCGATGGGCGAAAAATTGCAGCAAGTATGAGTTTCATGCCACATGATGTTGAATATATTTATGACAATGGTATTAAAGGACATTTCGATGTTTACTTTGGTGACAGTTTACGTCATAAAGATGGACAACCAGATCCGTACCATCAGGAAGAAGTAGAAAAAGCGGCAGGGATAGCTGGCTATTAA
- a CDS encoding nuclear transport factor 2 family protein: protein MNIESNISMKEEAIAFLKLVVAGNIRDAFKRYTSADLCHHNPYFHGDAESLIVAMEENHVDAPNKIFEVKLALQEGDRVVVYSHVKQNADDIGAAIVHIFRFENDEIVEMWDVGQQIPENSPNENGMF from the coding sequence ATGAATATAGAATCAAATATTTCAATGAAAGAAGAAGCAATCGCTTTTTTGAAACTCGTCGTAGCTGGGAACATTCGTGATGCATTCAAGCGGTACACAAGCGCTGATTTATGTCATCACAACCCTTATTTCCATGGTGATGCAGAATCACTCATCGTTGCAATGGAGGAAAATCATGTAGATGCCCCTAACAAGATTTTTGAAGTTAAGCTTGCGTTGCAAGAAGGTGATAGAGTTGTTGTATATTCGCATGTGAAGCAAAATGCCGATGATATCGGAGCAGCTATTGTCCATATCTTCCGCTTTGAAAATGACGAAATCGTTGAAATGTGGGATGTCGGCCAACAAATCCCCGAAAATTCTCCGAATGAGAATGGGATGTTTTGA
- a CDS encoding arylamine N-acetyltransferase family protein produces the protein MNINSLFRKRIGISENEEITFEKLAYILVKTSQTIPFENLVVIDNREIEISNEYLVNKVLVNNEGGLCYEINPLLYLFLRENGFHVNLLSGNVYDKENEQFQPIGDTHVTILLSHQNKSYIIDSGFGGNLPLKPVPLSGETVKSMNGEFKIKGLDRQAGRYLFEMKIKDKYTDWKVGYAFNVDTPIESMDELNKIKDIIFEHEQSPFNKHPLVSYFTERGRTVLTNTYFRSWENGVMKNEEIDDERFAKLVCRIFRI, from the coding sequence TTGAACATCAATTCATTATTCCGAAAAAGAATTGGAATTTCTGAAAACGAAGAAATTACTTTTGAAAAGCTCGCTTACATATTAGTGAAAACTTCACAAACGATACCTTTTGAGAATTTGGTAGTGATTGATAATAGGGAAATTGAAATCTCAAATGAATACTTAGTGAATAAGGTCTTAGTAAATAATGAAGGAGGTCTTTGCTACGAAATAAATCCTTTATTATATCTCTTTTTAAGAGAGAACGGGTTTCATGTAAACTTGTTAAGCGGAAATGTTTATGACAAAGAAAATGAACAGTTTCAACCAATAGGGGATACACATGTCACAATTCTACTTAGTCATCAGAATAAGTCTTATATCATTGATTCTGGCTTTGGCGGGAATTTACCTTTAAAGCCAGTGCCGCTAAGTGGAGAAACAGTGAAGTCAATGAATGGCGAGTTTAAAATAAAGGGGTTAGATAGGCAAGCAGGCAGATATCTGTTTGAGATGAAGATAAAAGATAAATACACGGACTGGAAAGTTGGCTATGCATTTAATGTAGATACGCCAATCGAAAGTATGGATGAATTAAATAAAATAAAAGATATTATTTTTGAGCATGAACAGTCTCCCTTTAATAAACATCCATTGGTTTCATACTTCACAGAAAGAGGAAGAACAGTCCTCACGAATACCTATTTTAGAAGTTGGGAAAACGGTGTGATGAAAAATGAAGAAATAGATGATGAGAGATTTGCAAAGTTGGTATGTCGTATTTTTAGAATTTAA